From Methanomicrobiales archaeon HGW-Methanomicrobiales-1, a single genomic window includes:
- a CDS encoding cation transporter, with protein sequence MHRLEHLSTIIADLGDIFIFIAPITCIPLIVAVLFSEWNMLLPMLAVPVTFYLIGLLIRSLPRPQRSVRLSTAFCSVALFWLTSAMVSGLPFMLGLHMGFTDALFEGMAGWTGTAFSMMQSLETAPHTLLFWRSYMQWISGIGIIAFAISIASSTGLFRSKILRTESRDEPLMQGIVSAGRALWKIYGILTFLAIGLILFTGLSLWESVNLALATISTGGFTLHEGGILYYNSVLLEIILIPIMIAGALPFKLYYLIAENRRWSLFGDEQVKLFFIIVALGTAVLTYDLVFFNNLDYLPALHQGLFMTISAVTTTGFSIANLHTWASVTILFLAMLIFIGGASGSTAGGIKVHRVMLAVRALLWWFRRLFVSGKVLLPFRFDGRVIPKATAELEVSKNMLIIILSVGVIFVASLAVIQSHITTFSMTEIVFDVVSAFSTCGIGSGYVSPDMPLISKWIFIGVMWVGRLEVIPVVMLIMAVFGRQE encoded by the coding sequence ATGCACCGGCTTGAGCATCTTTCCACGATTATTGCCGATCTGGGCGATATTTTTATTTTTATTGCCCCGATAACCTGCATTCCGCTCATTGTCGCGGTTCTTTTCTCCGAGTGGAATATGCTCCTGCCCATGCTTGCCGTGCCCGTTACTTTCTACCTCATAGGCCTCCTCATAAGGAGCCTGCCCCGTCCCCAGCGGAGCGTGAGACTTTCGACAGCATTCTGCTCGGTTGCACTCTTCTGGCTTACCAGTGCGATGGTGAGTGGCCTGCCGTTCATGCTCGGGCTGCATATGGGATTTACCGATGCGCTTTTTGAGGGTATGGCCGGCTGGACCGGCACTGCGTTTTCCATGATGCAGTCCTTAGAGACGGCCCCCCATACTCTCCTCTTCTGGCGATCTTACATGCAGTGGATCAGCGGTATCGGGATTATCGCATTTGCCATTTCAATAGCAAGCAGCACAGGTCTTTTCCGGTCAAAGATCCTCCGCACGGAAAGCAGGGACGAACCGCTGATGCAGGGGATTGTCTCTGCCGGGCGGGCACTCTGGAAGATCTACGGGATCCTGACCTTTCTTGCCATTGGCCTCATCCTGTTCACCGGTCTCTCCTTATGGGAATCGGTCAATCTCGCGCTTGCCACTATATCCACAGGAGGTTTTACCCTGCACGAGGGGGGCATCCTGTATTATAACAGCGTGCTGCTGGAGATTATCCTCATCCCGATCATGATCGCAGGGGCCCTGCCGTTCAAACTCTATTATCTTATAGCAGAGAACCGGCGCTGGAGCCTGTTTGGCGACGAACAGGTCAAACTCTTCTTTATCATTGTGGCCCTGGGAACGGCAGTCCTGACCTATGATCTGGTCTTTTTTAACAACCTTGACTACCTGCCTGCCCTGCACCAGGGCCTGTTCATGACCATATCAGCCGTTACTACTACGGGTTTTTCGATTGCAAACCTCCACACGTGGGCCAGTGTAACGATCCTCTTTCTTGCCATGCTGATATTTATCGGGGGTGCGAGTGGCAGTACTGCCGGGGGAATTAAGGTACACCGGGTCATGCTTGCGGTCAGGGCACTGCTCTGGTGGTTCCGGCGTCTCTTTGTCAGTGGCAAGGTGCTCCTGCCGTTCCGGTTCGATGGCCGGGTGATCCCGAAAGCAACAGCAGAGCTTGAAGTCTCAAAAAACATGCTCATCATCATCCTTTCGGTCGGGGTCATCTTTGTTGCATCTCTTGCTGTTATCCAGTCCCATATCACTACTTTTTCCATGACCGAGATCGTGTTTGACGTGGTCTCCGCGTTCTCTACCTGCGGTATAGGTTCCGGCTATGTATCTCCTGATATGCCCCTCATCTCGAAATGGATCTTTATCGGTGTCATGTGGGTGGGCCGGCTCGAAGTGATCCCGGTAGTGATGCTTATTATGGCTGTTTTTGGCAGACAGGAATAA
- a CDS encoding nitrogenase iron protein: protein MKQIALYGKGGIGKSTTSANLSAALSGMGLDILQVGCDPKRDSTRMLMHGRFIPTVMDLVRVRGEAPITLDEVEFTGFNGVRCVEAGGPEPGVGCAGRGIIATFQLLEKFGALKGDVIVYDVLGDVVCGGFAMPMREGYAQDVYLVTSGELMSLYAANNICKAIQRLSSRTKSTCRLAGVICNAKNQPNEEELVAEFAKRVNSSLIQFIPRDRVVQLAELNRKTVIEYEPESTQAECYRTLGKRVMENTHFTIPTPLEIDELESLAYSYI, encoded by the coding sequence ATGAAACAGATCGCCCTGTATGGCAAGGGGGGTATCGGCAAGTCTACCACCTCGGCCAATCTCTCCGCTGCGCTATCAGGTATGGGGCTTGATATCCTCCAGGTCGGGTGCGATCCCAAGCGTGACAGTACCCGGATGCTGATGCATGGCCGGTTTATCCCCACGGTCATGGACCTGGTCCGGGTCAGGGGTGAAGCACCGATTACCTTAGATGAAGTCGAGTTTACCGGGTTTAACGGCGTCCGCTGTGTTGAGGCGGGAGGCCCGGAGCCCGGTGTCGGGTGTGCAGGGCGGGGGATCATTGCCACGTTCCAGCTGCTGGAGAAGTTCGGGGCCTTGAAAGGCGATGTTATTGTATACGATGTGCTCGGCGACGTTGTCTGCGGCGGATTTGCCATGCCGATGCGCGAGGGATATGCACAGGATGTCTACCTGGTAACCTCCGGTGAACTGATGTCCCTGTACGCTGCCAACAACATCTGCAAGGCAATCCAGCGCCTTTCTTCAAGGACAAAAAGCACCTGCCGGCTGGCCGGGGTGATCTGCAATGCCAAGAACCAGCCGAATGAAGAGGAGCTGGTGGCAGAGTTTGCAAAACGCGTGAACAGTTCTCTTATCCAGTTCATCCCCCGTGACCGGGTCGTGCAGCTTGCCGAACTCAACCGGAAAACGGTCATCGAGTATGAACCGGAATCCACGCAGGCTGAATGCTACCGCACCCTTGGCAAACGGGTGATGGAAAATACCCATTTCACCATCCCCACACCGTTAGAGATTGATGAGCTTGAATCCCTTGCCTATTCATACATCTAG
- a CDS encoding oxidoreductase, whose product MSLNPLPIHTSRFGGCTLTGALSVTTHVRNTASIVHGPKGCTHHNFSLLHATGLDNETVTLPDLVSTALCESDIVFGGESALLRTLESVAERGVDAIFVLSTCIVDTIGDDVDAICSREYGVPVVIVPTAGFLGGTFQNGVANALCALAGTAESCPVTDCVNIIGEKNLEYEVEENYAEVARLLGTFDIPVNLRFVHDITFDEIGTLGAARLNILREPALIPVGNFLKERFGTPFIPTFPLGLSGTLSFLEAVAGTFGTDCSAALEKERQFQEDTLAGFSDLMGKDASFDPAMHDPDSVSSFAEVAEALRINMNQPGSDGVSLGPGTPVGTTGVRRMLHRWRRQLHA is encoded by the coding sequence ATGAGCTTGAATCCCTTGCCTATTCATACATCTAGATTCGGGGGCTGCACCCTCACCGGGGCACTCTCGGTGACAACCCATGTCCGCAATACGGCGAGTATTGTCCACGGGCCAAAAGGGTGTACGCACCATAACTTCTCCCTGCTGCATGCCACCGGCCTTGACAATGAAACTGTCACCCTGCCCGATCTGGTCTCTACTGCCCTGTGCGAGAGCGATATTGTGTTTGGCGGGGAGAGCGCCCTGCTCCGGACCCTTGAGTCTGTAGCAGAACGCGGTGTGGATGCGATCTTCGTCCTCTCTACCTGCATTGTTGACACGATTGGCGATGATGTAGATGCCATCTGCAGCAGGGAATACGGCGTGCCCGTGGTCATTGTACCAACTGCCGGTTTCCTCGGGGGAACCTTCCAGAACGGGGTGGCAAATGCCCTCTGTGCGCTTGCCGGTACTGCCGAATCCTGCCCGGTTACCGACTGCGTGAATATCATCGGCGAGAAGAATCTCGAATATGAGGTTGAGGAGAACTATGCAGAAGTTGCCCGTCTTTTGGGAACATTCGATATTCCGGTCAACCTGCGGTTCGTGCATGATATCACGTTCGACGAGATCGGGACACTTGGTGCAGCCCGGCTCAATATCCTGAGGGAACCTGCGCTCATTCCCGTGGGAAATTTCCTGAAAGAGCGTTTCGGCACACCCTTCATCCCGACATTTCCCCTCGGGCTCTCCGGCACCCTCTCATTTTTAGAAGCAGTTGCCGGGACGTTTGGTACAGACTGTAGCGCTGCGCTCGAAAAGGAGCGACAGTTCCAGGAAGATACCCTTGCCGGGTTTTCCGATCTCATGGGAAAGGATGCATCGTTTGACCCTGCAATGCACGATCCCGACAGCGTGTCTTCTTTTGCTGAAGTGGCAGAGGCATTGCGGATCAATATGAACCAACCGGGCTCAGATGGCGTTTCGCTCGGTCCCGGAACCCCAGTGGGAACGACCGGCGTGCGGCGGATGCTTCACCGCTGGAGGCGCCAGCTGCATGCCTGA
- a CDS encoding oxidoreductase has product MPECTNPLWPCAMTGAAACLAGFEGMTVVIHGSSGCYYYPTTLLRAPLHGTFILEHEIIFGSEDRLNEVIGGLSGKGKRIAVITTCVPAILGEDIRSMLEKHDVILVDSPGFSGDVEAGYKNALSILEPRVDPDAKGVNIDGACLFDPFSAGNVQEIRRLLTMASIPVGTVFSHDRLDKVRHASPYTIGTNEDFASGIGEYCGGTLGFKAIKSSFGRLSELFEDADVDRVFSEIEQQEERMVRACDKYLLRFDPPSVVIFSGFSYALHVAETLERYLDADIRCIGSRNAPGSSKYPVEQVTGLEGVKSLIGQYNPDLVMGSSFERSVSDARAFTGITPPLRGTIRLAPTPFAGINGTLSLVEQVLNTCMDRKPGRP; this is encoded by the coding sequence ATGCCTGAATGCACCAATCCCCTCTGGCCCTGTGCCATGACCGGGGCCGCTGCCTGCCTTGCAGGATTCGAGGGGATGACGGTTGTGATCCATGGATCGAGCGGCTGTTACTATTATCCCACCACGCTCCTTCGCGCCCCCCTGCATGGCACCTTCATCCTTGAACACGAGATCATCTTTGGCTCGGAGGACCGGCTCAATGAAGTGATCGGCGGGTTGTCCGGAAAGGGCAAACGCATTGCGGTGATAACGACCTGTGTTCCGGCAATTCTCGGTGAGGATATCCGGTCCATGCTCGAAAAGCACGATGTGATCCTTGTGGACAGCCCGGGTTTTTCCGGGGATGTTGAAGCGGGATATAAAAATGCCCTCTCGATACTGGAACCCCGGGTTGATCCGGATGCCAAAGGGGTGAACATCGATGGCGCCTGCCTGTTCGATCCCTTCTCTGCGGGCAATGTGCAGGAAATCCGGCGATTATTGACGATGGCCAGTATTCCTGTTGGCACGGTATTTTCCCATGACCGGCTCGACAAGGTCCGGCATGCATCACCCTATACGATCGGCACGAACGAGGATTTCGCGAGCGGAATTGGTGAGTATTGTGGCGGAACGCTCGGGTTTAAAGCGATCAAGTCTTCATTCGGAAGATTAAGCGAGTTATTCGAAGATGCGGATGTGGACCGGGTCTTTTCCGAGATCGAACAGCAGGAGGAACGGATGGTCAGGGCATGTGACAAGTACCTGCTTCGGTTCGATCCTCCTTCTGTGGTTATCTTTTCTGGTTTTTCCTATGCCCTGCATGTGGCAGAGACGCTCGAACGCTATCTGGATGCGGATATACGGTGCATTGGTTCACGCAATGCCCCGGGCTCATCGAAATACCCGGTGGAACAGGTTACCGGGCTCGAGGGGGTAAAATCCCTGATCGGGCAGTATAATCCTGACCTTGTGATGGGCTCATCCTTTGAGCGATCGGTTTCTGATGCCCGGGCGTTTACCGGAATCACACCCCCTCTACGGGGGACCATCCGGCTTGCCCCAACCCCCTTTGCTGGGATAAACGGCACCCTCTCTCTCGTGGAGCAGGTACTCAATACCTGCATGGACCGGAAACCCGGCCGGCCCTGA